The genomic segment AAGCATTTCACCGCTACACTACATATTCTAGTTACTTCCTAATAATTCAAGTTTAACAGTATCAATGGCCGTTCCACCGTTGAGCGATGGGCTTTCACCACTGACTTATTAAACCGCCTACGGACCCTTTAAACCCAATGATTCCGGATAACGCTTGGATCCTCCGTATTACCGCGGCTGCTGGCACGGAGTTAGCCGATCCTTATTCTTACAGTACCGTCAAGCTCCCTCACGAGGGAGTGTTTCTTCCTGTACAAAAGCAGTTTACAATCCATAGGACCGTCATCCTGCACGCGGCATGGCTGGATCAGGCTTGCGCCCATTGTCCAATATTCCTCACTGCTGCCTCCCGTAGGAGTCTGGTCCGTGTCTCAGTACCAGTGTGGGGGATCTCCCTCTCAGGACCCCTACCCATCGTCGCCATGGTAAGCCGTTACCTTACCATCTAGCTAATGGGACGCATGCTCATCTTTTACCGTTGGAACTTTAATGTGAAAACCATGCGATTCTCACATACTATGAGGTATTAATCCAAATTTCTCTGGGCTATCCCTCTGTAAAAGGTAGATTGCATACGCGTTACGCACCCGTGCGCCGGTCTCTAGTTCCGAAGAACTATACCCCTCGACTTGCATGTGTTAAGCCTGCCGCTAGCGTTCATCCTGAGCCAGGATCAAACTCTTCATCGTATATTATGCGAAGCAAATAAATTTACTTCTATGTATTATGACAATGATCTAATGGTCTTTTTCGAATCTTACGATTCTATTACTCTTTAATTTGTTTTGAAATCTCTTTCAAAACGGCTGTCAATTCAATATGTCTAGGAACGTGTCTTAATTTTTGTCGCTTATCTCTCAAAGCGGGTGCAAAAGTACAACTTCTTTTTTATCTCGCAAGTATTATTAAAAGTTTTTTAAAGAAAAATTACTTTGGTTTTACTTACTCAATATATTCAAGAACTTGTCCCCTTTTCGGGCCCCGAATTAATCGGGAGGCAAAGATAATTACTTTTTTATCTCTAGCAAATTTTTTAAAGTAAAATTTCTTTTATCTTGTTTGGTTTGCTTTTCAATATTGAAGTAAGAACGTCTGCTTTATTGCGGGGGCAAAAGTACAACCTAAATCCGCTCTCACAAGCTTTTCTATACTTTATTTTTGTTCTTTTTCTTAACTCGCTGATTTAAAGTTTTGTAAATAGTAAATTTTTTTTGAATTCAATTGTTGTAAAGTGGTATTATTGAAATTTACCCAAGATTCGCAGGTTTTTTAACCATATAAGTCATAGAAGTTTGTGAACCATTAAGAAATTAAGGAACATGAAGGAAATTGAATATTGAAATTGTTATAGATATTGCTATTTCTTTTGAACCATATAAGAAATGTAAGGAAATATAAGGTTTTGTGAAATTTGATATTGTTATTGAACTTGGAAAGTTGAACAACGAATGTTGAATTTTGAAATTGAAATTGTTATTGAGATTGTACCCGCGTTAGGGATAGAAGCGGCATCCTTTTTAAAAGGAGACTGAGGAACTCGAAGTCCACTTTTAAAAAGATACAGCGGATAGCCCGACCTGAAAGGGAACGCCCCAATTCGACAAGCTTAATTTGAAGTGAATGAATTAATAAACTAAACAGCAGCCAAAACCTCAATCAAATAATCAACATCTTCCTTAGTATTATAATGACTAAAAGAAATGCGCAAACTTGGCTTTGCCAAATCATCTGACGAAAGTATTTCTGTTAAGACGTGAGAAGCACTAGTACTCCCCGACTGACAAGCACTTCCGCGCGACACAGCTATCCCTTTCATATCTAAATGAAACAACAACATAGCTGCCTTGTCTTCCGGAAGCGGCAGAACAACATTAATAATATTATAAAAACCATTTTCTGAACCAATAACTTTAGAATCAGGAAATACTTGGGCTAATTGACTAACACAATAGCGCTTTAAATCTAAAATAGCCGCTCTTTCGACCTCTAAACTTGCATACGCCATCTCTAAAGCTTTTGCCATTCCCGCAATTTGGTAAACCGATTCGGTACCTCCACGCATTCCTTTTTCTTGTTCACCACCTAAAAGCAAGGGCTGTAATCCAGAGTTTTTACGAATGAAAGCAAATCCAATTCCTTTTGGACCATGAAACTTATGAGCACTAGCAGAAATAAAATCAATAGGCAAAGCTTTTAAATCAATTTCCGTCTTACCAACAGATTGAACGGTATCCGAATGAAAAAGGGCATTGTGTTCTTTACAGATAGTTACAACTCGTTCTAGATCCAAAACCACTCCTACTTCATTATTCACATGCATCAAACTCACTAAAGTTTTTACTTCTTGAGAAAGCAATTCGGCTAAATGCGTCATATCAATGCTGCCATCCGATTTAATGTTTACAAAATCAACTTGGATGCCAAATTCATTTTGCAAAGCCAAAACAGGATACAATACTGCATGATGTTCTATTTTAGTGGTAATAATTCGCTTAACCTGTAAATCTCTTACCGCTGAACGTAAAATCCAGTTGTTGGCTTCAGTTCCTGAAGATGTAAAAAAGATTTCTGAACCTACCACATTAAGTTGTTTTGCAATTGACTTACGAGCAAGTTCCAAAGCACTTTTGGCATTCCGCCCAAAACTATGTGTTGAGGAAGGATTTCCGTAATCTTCAGTCATTAATCTTGTAATCTCTTGAATTACTTCGGGGCGAATTGCAGTGGTTGATGCGTTGTCTAAATATACTTTCTTCATGAAGGCAAATTTATAAAATATCTTTATAAATAGTACGAAGGCAATCATTAAATATCGATTTTTTGACTAATTTTGAACCAAATTTTTGAATAATGAAAAAAATATGGTCTGGGATTTTAATCGCTCTTCTGTTTAGTAATTGCAGCGATGGAGATTTATCTCAAGAGGTAATTAGTTTTGATTCTGTTGCGACTCAGAGTTGTACAAATAATGGAATTATATACAAAATAAAAGGACAAGAGGCTTTATTGATTCAAATTCCATCTACCTCTTTCACAAATGAACCTACTGCGACAGGAAGCCCAACAATTATAGATATCAATAGTACAAATCGTGTGGTATACCGCTTTTATAATGGCGCTATTTCAAGTAGTATGTTTTGCGAAACAATTCCACCTTCTTCCCCAACAGTTAGTGACGAATGGATTGCTACTGCAGGAAAAATCCATATAACTACTACCGCTGTAAAAACTACCAATGCCACTACAGGTCGAACATCAATTACTGGTTACAACCATAATATAGTATTTAAAAACATCACATTTGCCAAACAAAACGGGACCCAAGTTTATGAAACTTTTGCGTTTGGAGATTACGGCCAGGTAATAAGTCCATTGACTATAGGTTTCGATGAAACTCTAGAACAATGCACAACTACAAAACAAATCTACAATTATAATAGCGGAGAAGCCATTACACTTGATAATATAGACTCTAATTTGATTCAAAATCAAATTACTCCACTTAACAGTCCGCGAACTGCACTTCTTGGAACCACAAACAATAAACTAACCTATCGTTTATATACTAACGGAGTATTAACCCCAAGCTATTTTTGTACACCCACTCTACCAACAGTTCCGGCTATTAGTCAAGAATGGATTGCAGAGGCTGGCGTTGCCAATGTGAAAGGAATAATAGAGGTGACAACTACCAATGTATTAAATTCTTTCACCCATCGTATCGTTTTAAAGAAAGCAACTCTTGTAAAAGGACGTAATAATTTTACCCTTGGCGACAGCCACCTATTAGGAGAATTAATTACCACCAATTAAGACCTTTATATACATCTAAAGTAACATAAAAAAAACGCCTGTATTTTAATCAAAATACAGGCGTTTTTCGTTAGTAATTGAAAACTAAAAACCTTAGATTATTGTTTCGTATTTTGTTTTATATACACCTCTGTTGCACCCAAACCATATTTTTGATAATTGGCATCTTGGAACAAAATGTTATCATATCGCCCTAACAAAAAATCCAATTCTGCTTTCAAAACTCCTTCACCTACACCATGTATAAAAACGATTTTTGGTATTCTATTTCGAATAGCAAATTCAAGATGTCGCTTGGCAGTTTCTGATTGCAACGTTAAGATGTCATAATTAGACATTCCGCGTTTATTAGGAACCAATTTTTCGATGTGTAAATCGAATTCCGGAACGCCAACTTCTCGTTTTTCTTTACGCTCTTTTACAAAACTTCGTGGTTTTGGTATCTCTTT from the Flavobacterium ammonificans genome contains:
- a CDS encoding cysteine desulfurase family protein; translation: MKKVYLDNASTTAIRPEVIQEITRLMTEDYGNPSSTHSFGRNAKSALELARKSIAKQLNVVGSEIFFTSSGTEANNWILRSAVRDLQVKRIITTKIEHHAVLYPVLALQNEFGIQVDFVNIKSDGSIDMTHLAELLSQEVKTLVSLMHVNNEVGVVLDLERVVTICKEHNALFHSDTVQSVGKTEIDLKALPIDFISASAHKFHGPKGIGFAFIRKNSGLQPLLLGGEQEKGMRGGTESVYQIAGMAKALEMAYASLEVERAAILDLKRYCVSQLAQVFPDSKVIGSENGFYNIINVVLPLPEDKAAMLLFHLDMKGIAVSRGSACQSGSTSASHVLTEILSSDDLAKPSLRISFSHYNTKEDVDYLIEVLAAV
- a CDS encoding Smr/MutS family protein, which produces MFSKGDEVSVLDEAVNGVVLSVNGGQVTIESTDGFVMTFFVNELIKINNSSNLMNSIRSFNSGEIKKEKEIPKPRSFVKERKEKREVGVPEFDLHIEKLVPNKRGMSNYDILTLQSETAKRHLEFAIRNRIPKIVFIHGVGEGVLKAELDFLLGRYDNILFQDANYQKYGLGATEVYIKQNTKQ